TGGCACCTCATACAATTCTTGTTGTTATATGTATTGGTAATGAAACAATAAAGATTAGGATAATGTACATTGTTTGTGATGAAAGCCATTCCACAAATGTTCAGGGTGTATTCTGATGTTTCTTTTCTCATttcatcaatatatatatatatatatatatatatatatatatatttgtcatttaCACCGCCAACTCACCTGACACTACTAATTTAGCATAATTGCTCAAAACACcttgtttaaatatacattcaGTATGTTTAGAAACGCTTCCCGCTTGCTACGCCTACTTGGCGAGGTTGTTTTTGCATTACAAAAGGTATAATACGATTAGAGGTTTATTGTGGGGTAAATCCTCTTATGAGTGTGTTAACAGAAATCGTGGAGCCATAACAGAGGCATTGGACAAAGAACCTCTCGGTAGGCACCAGCTTCACTCATCTTTGGTGTGGCAAAGCTGGCAAAAATGGCAAAGGCTCTAGTTGTGGTCACGACTCTTCTAGTTTTAAGAAATGTTGCATTCATCCATGCCGCGTTTCCTCCCAGCCTCATCGTTGACATGGTACAGATCATCTTAGACAATTACTGCTccccagagaagctggcaggGTTGAAGGAAGCCATCGCAGCAGCCAGCGGCAATACAGAGATCCTCAATATTCCAGATGGTGAGTCTTTGTCTCGAGTCCTCAGCGCTGGCCTCCAGACCACAATCAATGACCCACGCTTGAAGATCTCCTACGAGCCAGACTTCGTCCCTGTGGTTGCCCCGCAGATGCCTGCCCTGCCCCCTGAGCAACTTGTCGCAATGCTCCAGAACGCAATCAAGCTGGACATGTTGGAGGGCAACATCGGCTACATGAGGATCGATCACATCCTCGGGGAGGCGGCTGCTGACAAGATCGGCCACATGTTGGTAGACTTAGTCTGGAACAAAGTCCTATCTACTTCAGGTCTAATCTTTGATTTGCGCCACACGAGCAGCGGGGACATCACGGGACTCTCCTATATCGTCTCGTACTTCACCTCAGCCGACTCTGTGATTCACATCGACAGTGTGTATGACCGTCCCTCAAACACCACCACAAAGATGTTGTCCATTCCCACGCTGCTGGGGGAGAGATACGGCACAACCAAACCTCTCATCATCCTCACAAGCAAGAACACCAAGGGCGTAGCTGAAGATGTGGCCTACTGTCTCCTGAACCTGAAGAGGGCCACCGTTGTTGGAGAGAAGACCGCTGGGGGCTCGGTCAAAGTAGATCAATTTAAAGTTGGCGACACAGATTTCTACGTGACGTTGCCCACCGCAAAGTCCATCAACCCCATCACTGGTTCAACCTGGGAGCAAACAGGTGTCACCCCTGATGTTAAAGTCAATGCAGAGGATGCCCTCGCCACGGCCATCAAGATAGTTCAACTCCGCGCCCAAGTACCTGCCATCATTGAGGGTTCGGCAGCCCTGATCGCCGACAACTACGCCTTCGAGGAGACCGGTGCGGATGTCGCAGCAAAGCTGAAAGGGCTCCTTGAGAATGGAGACTACAACATGGTTGTCTCAGAGAGCGACCTTGAAGAGAAACTGTCAGCAGACCTGAAGACCCTGTCTGGAGACAAGAGCCTGAAGACCACCAGTAATACCGCAGTCCCGCCACCTATTGTAAGGCCCCAGAGCGTAGACTaattattgttgtcattgtcTATCATCCTTGAAAGTCTTGTTTATCTCCTCAGAATTATACTCCAGAGATGTATATTGATCTCATCAAAGTCTCCTTCCACACGGACATTTTCGAGAACAACATCGGCTACCTGCGTTTTGACATGTTTGGCGACTTCGAAGAGGTCAAGACCATTGCCCAGATTATTGTGGAGCACGTGTGGAACAAAGTTGTCAACACTGATGCAATGATTGTTGACCTCAGGTGGGCAATTTTCAGCCAACCCCAGGCATCTGTTTAAAATGTCTGTTTAAGGATAAAAATGGTCAACTAAAATGGTTAGgtgtgaatatacagtatatactgtaagttaTAAGTATACTCAAAAGTACACATACTATTCATGGTGTGAGATCGTCTATTAGTAGTGTAGTGGTTCGCTTTTGTCCAGTTGGTAGGGAATAGATGAGTTACATAAATGGTCTGTGATTgcgtggcaaccagttctgtgGGTAGTCCATTTTCGCAAGAAATAATCTGGAAAGTCCACTGATAATGTACTGGTTCGCTCAGTCAACTTCGGAAGGGAAATTTGCCAATGTTTCGTACTTGGCTGCgagttttttctttaaaagttATTTTGTGTTTCTCTTCTTTATCAAGGGACCGGCACTTGGAACCTATTTTGGCCCCAAGTTGCTTATTGAGCGGTTATGCGCAATAAATAAGCACGAAAACCTTCAAAATTCTTCCAATGAACGTGCGCGTTGATGAGCactcaaaatgaaaacactcaataAAGTTGTACATGTGCATGGGTTGTTTTGTGTGAGCGCTTCATTCCGTGGAGGAAATGAGCAGTCGAGTCATGTGGTTTTGGTACCAAAACTGAGCagaaaactgggacaaaataTCTGCGGAAAAATTTCTCGAAAAACGAATTGTACAAAAACTAGGGCATAtgaaaaccgaggttccactgtatttggttTCTGACTCCAAGTTCACAATTCGTCATTGAAAGACTGTCGGCCAGCTGAATGTATGCTTAATGTAGAGAGAGCAACTAACGCCTTCATCATCAGTCGCTTAAAACCAATTGGAATGAGAATTATTAggtaaaaccattttgtcttaTGTAACCTGAGATAACCTTTTTCTGAAtcacagtttttttcttctgaccTGTAACTGTGCTTGCAGGAACAACCTCGGCGGGCCTACAACAGCGATCGCCGGATTCTGCTCTTACTTCTTTGACGCCGACCAGCACATTGTGCTGGACAAGCTGACAGACAGACATTCTGGAATCTCCACAGTGCTCCAGACACTGCCTGAACTCACAGGTAATTGGATATGGCATTGGATCATTGCCTTTTATTGCTGGTCTTTGGTACAGTACTGCTAACCTGCGTTCTTGCCTAATGTGTAAGGTTTTACTGAGATCCCTGACATAAAGTGCAATTCTGTCAAATTCTCTTAAAAAAACAGGGCCAttgatggggaatatcttgctccTCCGAATTTGTTGCGTCAGTGTTGTTAATGTTTCCTGGCTGACGTTCTACCCAAGATCTGCCCAAGTATCTCAAATTAATCCAAATCTCAACCGCGGTTGACTTTACCTTATTTACATGTTCTTTATGTGGTGTCGTTATCTGTGGAGATTGAAAAAAGGTGACAAGCCTAATTTTATAAAGTAAGGTGTAGAAAGTACAGAAAGTACAGTTTTTATATGAAGGGATTAAGAATTGAAGTCAAAGTACAGATACCGAAAATAATCTATTTAACCACAGTAACAAAGCATTTGTACGTCGATACCTCCCACCGCTGTTGAACACTTCCTGTCTGATTCAGGTACGAGGTACGGGTCCAAGAAGAGCCTGATCCTCCTGACCAGTGGAGCAACAGCCGGGGCAGCAGAGGAGTTTGTCTTCATCATGAAGAGGCTGGGCCGCGCGATGATAGTAGGAGAGATCACTTTCGGTGGATCCCACCCACCCAAGACCTTCCAAGTTGGTGACAGCGACGTCTTCCTCAGCATCCCCACAATACACTCTGACACTAAATTGGCGCCATCCTGGGAAGGAAGCGGCATTGCTCCTCACATACCCGTTGCGGCGGCGGCCGCCCTCGAAACGGCCAAGGGCATTTTCAACAAGCACTTGGCCGGTCAGAAGTGAATGGTGTCACAATAAAGGTCCACTTTTGCTTTGAGAAAATTGTTGGTGCTAGACTTGTTCaaagagaaaatgtattttaagaagaaaataCTTTGTCACAAAATTATTGTCACCTACTTGTCTGTTTGTGACGTAGATCAACATTTTAAACCAGCATTTGGTgccagtttttatttcattgtggaTTTCATATGAAGTAACTGTCAAAAATAATTGGACTCACTGAGGCTGACACTGTTCATGGTATTTGTTATTGGGTACTTTAAATTGGGAATGGTTTATCAACTTGTGTCAAAAATCATCTTTTCATCATCTTTGTGAAGTGAAAACACTAAATGTCCACTATGTTCATTCTGCTGTTAACTTTGTGTCATGAAAACCTACTTGGG
The sequence above is a segment of the Phycodurus eques isolate BA_2022a chromosome 19, UOR_Pequ_1.1, whole genome shotgun sequence genome. Coding sequences within it:
- the rbp3 gene encoding retinol-binding protein 3; translation: MAKALVVVTTLLVLRNVAFIHAAFPPSLIVDMVQIILDNYCSPEKLAGLKEAIAAASGNTEILNIPDGESLSRVLSAGLQTTINDPRLKISYEPDFVPVVAPQMPALPPEQLVAMLQNAIKLDMLEGNIGYMRIDHILGEAAADKIGHMLVDLVWNKVLSTSGLIFDLRHTSSGDITGLSYIVSYFTSADSVIHIDSVYDRPSNTTTKMLSIPTLLGERYGTTKPLIILTSKNTKGVAEDVAYCLLNLKRATVVGEKTAGGSVKVDQFKVGDTDFYVTLPTAKSINPITGSTWEQTGVTPDVKVNAEDALATAIKIVQLRAQVPAIIEGSAALIADNYAFEETGADVAAKLKGLLENGDYNMVVSESDLEEKLSADLKTLSGDKSLKTTSNTAVPPPINYTPEMYIDLIKVSFHTDIFENNIGYLRFDMFGDFEEVKTIAQIIVEHVWNKVVNTDAMIVDLRNNLGGPTTAIAGFCSYFFDADQHIVLDKLTDRHSGISTVLQTLPELTGTRYGSKKSLILLTSGATAGAAEEFVFIMKRLGRAMIVGEITFGGSHPPKTFQVGDSDVFLSIPTIHSDTKLAPSWEGSGIAPHIPVAAAAALETAKGIFNKHLAGQK